The Piliocolobus tephrosceles isolate RC106 chromosome 12, ASM277652v3, whole genome shotgun sequence genome includes the window actttgggaggctgaggtagcaagatcacttgagcccaggagtttgagaccagcctgggcaactgggcaACATAACCACACTTTCTacaaaaactgaacaaaaattagctgggtgtggtggcgcatgcctctagtcccagctaactcaggaagctgaggtgggaggatcacttgaacccgggagttcgaagctacagtgagccatgatcatgccacagcactccagcctgggcaacagagcgaaaccctgtctctagaaaaataaataaatagaatcaaagaataaaaaagcacaaagattttcctcatgttattaaatatttttctacaacaTCATGTGTCATGGGTGCGTGGTATATGAACAAAACATAAAGCATTTAATTTCCCATTTgcgttgttttcaattttttactATTACCGACAGCTGTTGTGAATATCTTTGTCCATAGGTATTTGTGCACTTGTGTGGCTGTTTCTGCACTTACGTGGCTGTTTAAATTCTAGAAGGGAAATGGCTGGGTCAGAGGGTCAGTTTGCCCTCCAAAGTGCCCAGGACTTTTGAATTCTTGTTGGATGAGGCCTTTGGAGAAGCATTGTAGCATAGGAGTTAAGAACATGGGCTCTGCAGCCAGGCAGACTCCTGCTCTGTTACTTTCTAGTCAACTTCTTTAACCTCTCcaaccctcagtttcctcctctgtaaactgGGCTGATGAGGGCACCCACCTCAGGGGGACactgtgaggattacatgagatgCTATATGTAAAGTGCTCTGGCACAAGTGGAGGTGCTCCCTACATGACTGCAATTATTCAGTACCCTTGGGGCTTTGAGGCTGTTAGGGCTCTTGTATCTTTGGTGAGGATCATGTTTGCAGTTTCCTGGCACCCCGAGTCACTAAGGACAGTGGGATGAATGCAGCTGAGAACAAGGCCTGGAAGTCAAGTGGCCTTGTCCTCACTCTGGTGGCAGCTCTCCCTCCAGTAACCCCCTTCCCAATGCCCAAGGCAGTTAATTCTGGCAGAAACAGAAAGGAAGCTAGGGGTCTTCATCTCCATCCCACCTCCCAGGAGATGGTACTGCTTTAATGGGAACAGGGTGGGGGCCAGGAAAAGGTGGCTTCAGAGGAAAGGCTATGCTGACCCCAAATCTCCCCCTCTTAGACTCTGTACAGCTCCTTAGTGCAGGCCCTTCTTCACAGAGGTGAAGGTCTTGAAGGGTCCTGTTAAAATGAACAGTTATTGGATGAGGGAAATAGTTATTCCCCCTGCACCTCTTGGACCCCAGCAAAGCCTGTGGCCATGGGAACCTGAGCCTTGTTCTCAGGAGAGCTGGTTAGAGGGAAGGGCAGAGCCAGCTAGGGCTTCAGACTGGAGCTTTAGGTCAGCAGAGTCAAGGACACTGAACATTTAAGGGAAGAGAAAGATGGATCTGAAGAGACAGTTAGGGACACTTTGTTGAGTCCAGCCTTGAAGGAGAACGGTCTGGCCCTCCCCACAACCCTCTCTCCATAGAAAAGATAACTGGAGACAGTAATTTAGTTCTACCCATGTTTATTGCTAACAGCTGGTCTCCCTCCACCCTCTCATATTTACTCATATTTACACCCAACCCCTTCCCCAAGGCTAGCTTTTACCAAAGTTCCTGGTAGGAGGTCAAGAAGTGTGTCCACTTAGCCGGCAGTCCTGGATGTAGTGGACGCTGTTTGTCCCCAGGCCAGTTGGGCACCAGAGAAGGGCTACTCTGGGGATTCAGGGCACAGACTTGGTACCAGGGTCAAGGGAGGCCCCCACTCACAGAtactctcctttccttctgggcctcagtgtaCACCAAAACCTTCAGAAAGCAAAGTGGAGTGGTGGACCCCCAGTGTCAAGTTTAGTGCTCTCTTTGCTTGTGAGAACCCACACAAGTGGCCAACTCTGGACCCAGATCTGCAACTGGCTTCTGAGAGGCAATTCTGTCCTTGGAAGCCAGGTTTGACCATCTGCAATCAGCCCTGTGAGAAGTCTCGTTTGAGGGGGCCAGGAATGGAAGGGGAGGGCGCATGTTGTATGAGGTATAGGCATTGTGTTAAGCTGGGGGAAGTTGCAGCTTGTCTTGAGTTACATGGGGAGGAATAAAGTGGGTGGGTAGGAGGAGCCATTTCATCTGAAAGCCTGAGGCCCCTCTGGTCCCCTTGATAAACCCCACTGGTGTCCCAGGCCACAGGTAACAGGAGAATAGACATTTAATGTCACAGAATGTCAGAGCAGGCAAGGCCTTCGGTGATCATCCATTCTAATCCCAACCAGTCCTAAGCCTAGAAAGAGGAAGCCACTTGGTTCAAGTCTCATAGGATTTAGTGGCCAAAACTCTAAGAAAGCTAAGGAGAAGGAAAGTGGGAATGGTACTTGTGGATTTCTTCAGGCCTTATTTAGGGGAACTGGATTTACCCATGGTCAGTTTGGGTTCTTCTAAATGGCCAGCTTCCCTAGGGTTTTTAGACTGACCTGAAACATTGACTTGGTCCCCTTTTCAGGAGCAGTGCGACAGGGGTAGGTGGTGTGGGGGTGAGGAGGATTTGGAGGCCTTGGTGGTGAGGGACATGGGCAGGGTCTCCCAGTGCCCCGCTTGCTGTGGCCATGGCTATGGCGGGGGAGCAGTTGGTGCCAAGAGGGACTGAGCTGTCAGTCGCTGGTGGAGGGTGGGGCTCAGGCAGGTGGGATGTGCCCTTGGGCGACTCCCCAACCACTCCAGCTGAGCCTGGAACCTGTAGGACCCTGGCCTGGCCTCTGCCTAAGTGTCCCTGGGGAAGCAGGGCCAGGCTCAGTGCCAGTCCTCAGGGCCTGGGCCACCACGGGAGGCTGAGCCCACTCCTGCAGTCTTTGCAGCTGGGTCCCAGCCTTGGGCTATTGCCACCACCACCTCAAGGTGCCCCGGCCAGGGAGAGGCCCTGCAGCTGCTCCTCAGtgcctgccagctctgcctcATCGCGCCCGCTCTCCGAGCCCTCAAAGCAGCCTGAGTCGCGCGGGATGTCCACTTTGGGTTCCGACACTGTGTGTGCCACTGGCTCCTGGCTGCTCTCGGCGCCCTCTTCTGCCTCCTCGCTGCCAGCTGCCAGGGacgagagagggagacagaatatgggggtggggggagggaccTTGGGAAATGCACCATAGGCGGTCTCTCCCtctgggcacctgccaccaccctgcCCATCTCCTCACTGCTTCCAGCTTAGAAGCCGGTAGGAGTTGTTTCCAGGCCAGCTCCGCAGTCCAGGAGCTCACACTTCTTTAGCACTAAGCTGGAGCCAGGCAGTGggcttgaatcctggctctgttatTACTCAGCTTTGGGGCCTCAAGTAAGGCTTTGCCTTCTTTGGCCTTAAGGGTCCCCTTTGATCCAAAGTGGGTTGGGCCCAATCATCCCTACAACTCCTTTGTCCCGTACGCTTTCCCTGAAATCCTAATTCAAGTGGAAAGTACCTTTCCACTGCAGAGCGGTCCTAGGGCAGACCGTGGAcagagggcagggccagggcaaGCCTCCCCTCCCTGGAATGCCGGTGGGCACACACCCTCGCCAGGCCGCTTCTAAAGCCACTCACTGTCATAGTCCAGCAGCAGCTCGGCGGCCGTGAGCAGCTTGGCCCGGTGCTGCGGGTCCATGATGTTCAGCTCATTGAGGTGTGTTTCTCGCAGCTCTTTGAAGTCCTCTAGTGTCTGGTAGCCATTGAGCAGGAGGGTGGACGTGTGCTCCTGTGGGCAGAGGCAGGCCACCGGCACAGCTGCTTACCAGCCACCCCTGCCTAGATCCTCCCCAACTACGCATAACTGTCATTTCCTGGTCCCCATCCCTGGGCCAATTGTGTCTCCCGGATACTAGATACTAGTGAGGTCCAAGCTCAAACCTCCAGGCCGATGCGCTCCAGCAGCTCATGCAGGGTCTTAGGCTTGGGCCTCTTGCCCTTGCTCTGTCGGCGGCTGGGTCGGGCATGCCCCACGGCCTCCTCGGGCAGCACATCCACATAGATGAATTTGAAAGAGCCCACCTTGCCATTGAGTAGGCCCAGCCACGTGCCCACAGGTGGCTTTTCAATGATCTGGATCACATCTCCTTTCTgttgggggagaggagaggagaagggagcaagggagagaggagaTGGGGGGCCTTGGCCTCCACTGACACTCTCATAGCCTGGTTCAGTCCAGCTTCCTTTTTGGGCGCAGCCTGCCAGGCTCCAGAGAAGCCCGGATGCTGACCTTACCTGCAGTTTCAGCGAGTCGTGGTCATAGGGGCTGGGAGTGAAGTCGGTGTGGACTCGTGCTCGGCCACAGAAGGGCCCTGTGTACTGGGGGGCAGGTGGTTCCTCCCCGAAGCTGCCAGAACCTGGGCTGGGGCTGCAGAGCTCACTGCCTGCAGGagatggggcagggaggaggctcACCTTTGTCCTAGGACAGCTGAGACACTGCCTAGCAGGTGCCTTCCAGGGGGTCTGCCTAGAAATCCCAAAGGTATACACTGGGAAGGCAGCTGGGCTCTGGCAAGCTTTACACTGCAGAAGGGATTCTGAGCCACCCCCTTGGCTACCCACCAGGAGCATGGCTTCACCTCTGGGCCCTTGGACATAAAAAGAATTGGCAACAGGAGGAGAAATGGCTCACTGACCACAGAATGGGCAAATTAGGAGAGCCTCTAGAGACCAACTGGGCCAACACCCCAATGAACAGACGAGGAAATCTGAGGTCACACAGATCAAGTGAACTGCTCCAGGCTTCTCATTTTATAATTGGCAGCACTGAGTCCATTAGACTCCATGTTCCCTGCCTCCCACTCCAATGCTCCCTGCACCTAGGAAGCTACCCTCTGCATTCATATTTGACTTTCTTTGCTTAATAACTCAATGTTTAGTTACAATGTCACATAGAAACTCAGTTGGGCTCCTTCTCCCTGGGAAGGACAGAATAGTGGGCATTTTGAATGATTTTCAGTGGGGGGCAGGGAAGTGTCTGTGGAGCCAGAAAAAGCAGGAAACTTGGAGTGGACCTGAGGGGCAAGAAAGGCGGTGCTGAATGGGGCTACAGAACCCAAAGCCCCTGCCTGGAGGAGTTCCCTGCTGGCACCTCTTGTCCTGCCCCATGGACTTCTAGAAGATGCCAAATGATGCCCTGAGCCCAGCAACTATGGTCTAGGGTCAAGAGGCTGACTCTTCACAGCTGGAGACCTCATACGCCCACCCCGGCCTGGGGCAtcagaggcccagagagctgTAGCCTCTAGCTGCCCTTGGAAGGGTGGGGACAGGCTGGTCCAAGAGGGTGACTGAGAGTCTTCTTCTGCCCGTGGGCCTCTCCAGGGCCTGGGGATAGCAAGTGGAAGTTTCTCTACGGTACATCTGAGTTCAAGACTGggtcaccttgggcaagtcacttaacctccccAAGACTCCGTTTCCACATCAGTAAAGCAAGGATAACAGTACTGGCCCCATGAGGTTGTTGAGAAGATTTAATGTGAAGAGGGCTGAGAATGTTCCCAGCAGGCAAAGAGTAAGCATTCATTTCTCTTACTCCCTTCCCAGACAGAGTGCCACCAGCACGGCTGTAACCCAGTCCTTTCCTCCAGATTCGGCAGGTGTCCCCCGCATCCCCTACTCACCTGTTGACGCCTGGCGGCTGAGCACCGGAAGTTCACGCTCCTCTTGCTCAGAAAAGGCCAGTGCCATCTTCTCAGGGCCAGGGCTGTCCAGGGTATAGTCTGGAGATGTCGGGGAGGCAGAGCCCTCCTCCAGAGTGTCTCCCTGCAGGGAGGGTAGGCGGGAAGCTTTAAGGAGCCTTGCTGGGGTGCGCATGAAGCTAAGGAAATGGGCCTGGGCTTGGTGAAGAGCTGGGGGTTGGctcaaaccccagctctgccacttacaggCTGAATGGCACTCTCTGAGTCCTAGTCTCcccttttataaaaatgagagTGACAGCCCTTACCCTGGCTACCTCGCAGAAACAGGTTCGACCAGGGCACCATGTGGATGTGCTTTTGTCAGCCTCAAGTGGCAATGTACGTACAGAAAAGatcacagtggcacaatctggacTCAGCCATTGCTACCGCACAACTGGGCAGATAATGGCGCTGGAGAGGAAACTACTTTTGCCTGTGCTTCTGTGTACCAGGCCTGCCTGCTATTTCATGGAATCCTTACAGTGACACTTGAAGGTAAGTGGTATTGTTGGTCTGAGTTTGCAAATGAGGAGTAAGGCCCAAGGGTTACTTACTCCTCATTTGTAAACTCAGGCCAAGGGAATTCAGGTTCAAGTCCCAAGGGAACCCACAACCAAGTCGGCCAAACTCCAGAGCTCCCCCCACCTCACCACACCTCAGTGAGGTGATAACTGTTTAATAGCTGGCCCCGA containing:
- the SASH3 gene encoding SAM and SH3 domain-containing protein 3 isoform X1, with the protein product MLRRKPSNASEKEPTQKKKLSLQRSSSFKDFAKSKPSSPVVSEKEFNLDDNIPEDDSGVPTPEDAGKSGKKLGKKWRAVISRTMNRKMGKMMVKALSEEMGDTLEEGSASPTSPDYTLDSPGPEKMALAFSEQEERELPVLSRQASTGSELCSPSPGSGSFGEEPPAPQYTGPFCGRARVHTDFTPSPYDHDSLKLQVRSASGLLWSLAGCAQKGSWTEPGYESVSGGQGPPSPLSLAPFSSPLPQQKGDVIQIIEKPPVGTWLGLLNGKVGSFKFIYVDVLPEEAVGHARPSRRQSKGKRPKPKTLHELLERIGLEEHTSTLLLNGYQTLEDFKELRETHLNELNIMDPQHRAKLLTAAELLLDYDTGSEEAEEGAESSQEPVAHTVSEPKVDIPRDSGCFEGSESGRDEAELAGTEEQLQGLSLAGAP
- the SASH3 gene encoding SAM and SH3 domain-containing protein 3 isoform X2, which encodes MLRRKPSNASEKEPTQKKKLSLQRSSSFKDFAKSKPSSPVVSEKEFNLDDNIPEDDSGVPTPEDAGKSGKKLGKKWRAVISRTMNRKMGKMMVKALSEEMGDTLEEGSASPTSPDYTLDSPGPEKMALAFSEQEERELPVLSRQASTGSELCSPSPGSGSFGEEPPAPQYTGPFCGRARVHTDFTPSPYDHDSLKLQKGDVIQIIEKPPVGTWLGLLNGKVGSFKFIYVDVLPEEAVGHARPSRRQSKGKRPKPKTLHELLERIGLEEHTSTLLLNGYQTLEDFKELRETHLNELNIMDPQHRAKLLTAAELLLDYDTGSEEAEEGAESSQEPVAHTVSEPKVDIPRDSGCFEGSESGRDEAELAGTEEQLQGLSLAGAP